One part of the Athene noctua chromosome Z, bAthNoc1.hap1.1, whole genome shotgun sequence genome encodes these proteins:
- the SMIM15 gene encoding small integral membrane protein 15, whose product MFDIKAWAEYILEWAAKDPYGFLTTVILALTPLFIISAALSWKLAKMIEAREREQKKKQKRQENIAKAKRTKKD is encoded by the coding sequence atgttcgATATTAAGGCTTGGGCTGAATACATCTTGGAGTGGGCTGCAAAGGACCCATACGGCTTTCTTACTACAGTCATCTTGGCCCTTACACCGTTATTCATAATTAGTGCAGCACTTTCATGGAAGCTTGCAAAAATGATTGAGGCCAGGGAGCGAGagcaaaagaagaaacagaaacgCCAAGAGAATATTGCAAAAGCCAAACGAACAAAGAAGgattaa